A segment of the Sanyastnella coralliicola genome:
GTTCTCCATCTTCTGCAAAAGAAAAATATATGAACTCATCATCAATGAGTGTACTCGCAGAAACCATTGCAATTTCCTCGTCAGGATGGCTTCTGAAAGCGTCAAGAAGCCCAGAGCACGGATCATAGTAGATTTGTTCATCTTCTGAATAAGGTAGCGGAAGTTGAACGGCATTAGTGAGGTTTAGCGGGTCAAATCTGAATTTGTGTTCACAGTCCAAGGATATGATTACGGTTCCATCTGGACGGGAAAAAATTTCAGATAAAGGACGAAGAGTAGAGGGTATATTCTCAAAGCTGATTTCTTCTTGGGCACTGCCGCTTTCCAGATCATGACGGGAGATGACTAATTCAAATTCAAGGAAATAGCTAATAACGACGTACTCTTCGTCTGAAATGATCTCGGACACGATTGCATCGACAGGTAAGTCTAAGGTCTGAGAATGAATGACTTCAATTTCACTAGAAAAAGAATGTATATGATGTGATTCATTAGCTGATGTTACAATCCGACATATGTCATTGTAACTAGTAATGCCTACAATTAATTCATCTTCAAAAGTGTGCTCCAGAATAAGCTCTCCTTGGTGAATTGAATAAATCTTTGATGAGATAGATTCATCGCAGTTTTCGGTGATGACAGCGACAGTGTTTTCATCATTAAAAACATGAAGAAATTCGCAAAAATTTTGACAAGGAGAGTCTACGTTATATTCGATCTGAGAAATAGCTGCATGCGAGGCTATTATCGCTCCAAAAAAGAAAATTAAATGTTTCATCACTTGTTGATTAGGGCTTTTCGTGCAGCAAATCCTTCTTTCCAATAATGGTAGTAAGCAAAACAAGGATAGAACTCGTCGCATCCATCAGCAAGGCAGTCTCCCCCAATGTTATTTCCGTTATATCCAACATGGAACTCCAGACTTATTAGCTGCATACCTTCTTCGTTAGGAATGCGACTTTCGATTTCATTAATTCCTTTCATTATGTAGGAATTCACCTGAGATCCGGACATCCAAATCTCTTGGTTATTATTGTTGCCGTATACAAGTTCAGGACCTCCGTATATTTCAAGGGTACCCTCGTACATTAGACAGTCAGAAATACCCAAAGGACCAATGATTTCAGTAGGGTCAATTGTCATTCCATATGGGTATATGTTCTCGTTTGGATACATATCAGTTAAGAAATATTCTGAGTCGTCAATTTCTTCGAAAAAAATCCTGTCATTAATGATATTGTCGAAACTGAGCACCACAGGCTGATAACTGCCATTGTCTGGTAGCATTGCATATCCGAAGGATAAATCAGTATTTACGTAGCCCACAACTGTTATAATGTCAACTAGGATTTGTTGCCCCTCTAAAACTTCGATATCGACGATATAGAATTAGGCTCCTAGAGACACAAGGTAGTCAATTTGGTAAGTTATCTGATTTTCAATGCTTTCGAACTGAGATGAGGGAATCATACCATTGCTGTCTAGCTCAAAATCAATAAAAAGTAAATGCGATTGTCTACTAGAGCCTTGATTACTTCCGGCACGGAAATCCCTATTGATCTTTGTTTCAAGAGCATAATTAAAATCCTGTGGACTTAAGTCTACGGCAGAACGTCCAGAAAGGTTGTTTTCATAGATGTCTGCAAGTTCGAGTAGTTGGTCCAAGCTGTATGATCGAGACGATTGGATGATAGATGGTATGTTCTTCGAGTCTTCAAATGAATGATCTGACACTTCTTTATTACATCCTAGGCAGCACATTGCTATGGCAATGGTAAAGACTGCTAATTTCATAGTTCGGTTTTAGTAAGTAATCACAAATTAGTTTTGTGCTGATGTTGTTAACGGATCAATTTTACGACAAGTAATTAACCAAACCATCATCCTTTTGGGGGAGAGAAGGGCGTGTGTACGAGATATCTTACCGTAGGATGGCCTAACGAGAACCTGTTTGTTTCCAATTTTAATGAGTGAATGTATTTGATTAATTACAAGTTTTATTCAATGACATTTGCGGATTGCGGATTGCGGATTGCGGATTGCGGATTACGGATTGCGGATTGCGGAACGCGGAAGAGTTGAAGTAACTAGAAGGCAAAACGGACACCGGACGCCGGACTCCGGAAAACCCCAGCCTTAAGCCATACGCCTTACGCCTTACGCCTAGCGATAGTTAAAGCAGTTACCCCACCTACCAGCGCAAACCCTGCCATCGACAAATAAACATACTGATGCCCCTGCTTACCTGGGAAATCGTCTAGGAAGACACCAATCAGTTTGGCCATGTATACGTCAGGGAGGAAGCCGACGATGCTGGCGATACCTACGACCGTTCCTGTGATGGCGATAGGGATTTCCATTTCTTCCATTACTGCGAAGTAGAGTCCTCGCAGGGCGTAGATGGAGGAGGCCATGGCCATGATGATGATAAGGAAGGGGAGTAGGATACTGACTTGGCTAGCGCCGAAACCAACAAGGAGTCCGCAGAGGAAGATGATGGCGAAGGCGCCTACGATCAAACGACTCGTGCGAATCGATGTTCCCAGGATTCCTCCGGCAATGGCTCCTAATGGACGTACCCAAAGTAGTTGGCTCGTGAATGCAGCAGCTGCGCTTTCATTCATGTTCAGATAAGTTTCCGCGAGCGCGGGAAAAGCATCAGTGACACGATAAGCTGAATAAGCACATAGAATGATCAAGGATTGCTTCCAGACTGCCGGCATTTTGATCGCTTTCCAGACTTGGCTCGGTTCAAAGCGGGGTTGTGCGGCACTTGGCGGAGGTGTGCGTAAGGCGAAAAGCACAGCTAGTCCTGCCAAGACTACAAAGCTGGAGAAGAAGTAAATCACTACCTGGAAGGCTTCTTTTCGTTCTTCAGGGGTGATGCTTCCTGCATCCGTTGGGATAACGTCTTGGAGCAGGCCTACCGCTACGAAACCAATTAGTGCGGCAATCAATCCTCGTCCGCCGTCTAGAATACCGTAGGCGAGGGGAGCGTTTCCTACGCCTCCATAATCTCTCGTGGCGCGTAGCATAGCTGCCCAGAAGAGCATGATCGTTGATACTCCGTAGAAAGCATACAATCCGTACAACGCACCTTTTGGAGGGATGCTCGCCAGATAGAAACCGCTAATCCCTGTAATGATCAAGGCTCCCGATAGTAACCATCGTGCTTTGAATCGATCTGCAACCGGACCGCCTAAGAAGTAACAACCAATCGCTACCAAGCCATAAACAGAGAAGAGGTCTCCCAGCTCTGAATTGCTCAGGTCGAATACTTGAAGGAGCGTAAGTCGGAAGATGCGGGGTAGGACGAAGGGAAGGAAAAAGATGGCTTCTCCGGCAATGAATAAGAGGATCAGTACAGGGAAGTTGATCTTGTTTCTCGCGTCCATGTGGGGTAAGATACATCAAATGTGCAGGTCATTCCCCTGATCGCTTTGGTCGTCCTAGCATTCTGAACCTTAGACGATGATGTCGTGTTCTGAATGCATTCACGCTGTATCTTACAGCCCTAAACCGAAATAATCATGTCGAGAAACTTGCTGTTGGTGGCTTTGCTGCTGATCTCTAGCGCTGTATTGGCGCAGGATAGTGGCGAAAACGGACCAGATTGGTCAGTCTTAATGCACGATGAAGATCTCACCTTCGAAGAGATCCAAGCTCAATTTGAAGCATACTGGGAAGGAAAGGAAATTACTCCGGGAAGTGGCTGGAAGCCCTTCAAACGTTGGGAATTGCTAATGGAAGGTCGTTTGACCTCTGATGGCAAGGTGCCGCAATGGAGCAATATGAGTCGTGCCTACCAAGAAGCGCTACAACACCGCCTCGCTAGAAGTGAAGAGGGGAACTGGCAAGTACTAGGGCCAATCCTTGATCTTCAGACAACAAGAGAGAACATTCCAGGTATCGGACGTATGAACACGGTGGCCTTCCACCCAACAGATCCGAACATCATTTTCTGTGGTGCTCCTGCTGGTGGACTATGGCGTTCGTACGATGGTGGTAATACTTGGGAATCCAATACTGATGACTTGCCAACGCTTGGAGTGAGTGCGATTGCTTTCGATCCATTTGATCCGGATATCGTGTATATCGGAACAGGTGACCGTGACGCAGGCGATGCTCCAGGAATGGGGGTAATGAAGTCTACAGATGGAGGAATCTCTTGGGAGTTTTCAAACGAAGGCATCGAGGATTACACGATCGGTGATATGAAGTGTGATCCAGAAAACCCCGGAGTGATTATTGCCGCAACAGACGAAGGAGTTCACCGCTCTGATGATTACGGTGCTTCATGGGAACACACAAGTAACAGCATGTTCTACAAGGAAGTGGAGTTCAAGCCAGGTGATTCACAAATCGTGTATGCAACGGCTCAAGGACGTTTCTTCCGCAGTGACGATAACGGACAATCATTCAGCCAAATTGGTAACGGGTTGACGAACGGTACACGGAATGTAATCGCGGTAACGCCAGCGAACCCGGAATACGTTTACATCTGTTCGGCTAACCAAACGAACTTCCGTGCGCTATTCAAGTCTACAGATAGTGGAATCTCCTGGGAAGAGATGTCAGATTCACCGAACATTCTCGACTGGTCGGCTGATGGATCTGGTGATGGAGGTCAAGCATGGTATGACCTCTGTATGAATGCAGATCCGGTGAACCCAGAGCGCATTTATGTTGGTGGTATTCGCATGAAGCGCAGTGATGACGGTGGGGTGACATGGATTGACATGCAAAACAGCTACCTACACGTTGATCAGCACTGGCTAGAATTTTCACCTCATACCAATGAGCTGTACCTCGCGAATGACGGGGGAATGTACCGTTTGGAAAATGGTACGAACTGGATTGACATCTCAAGCAATATCGTAACAGGACAGATCTATAAGTTCGGACAAGCACCATTCACGGGCAACGACGCACTTACTGGTTACCAAGACAATGGTACGATGATCTACAACGGTGTGGTTTGGGATCGCGCTGGTGGAGCCGATGGTTTCGAATGCCAATATGACCCAACGGATGAGGGAGTTTACTACAACTCGATCTACTACGGTCAAGTGTATCGCACAAACGATAACGTAACAAACCAGAAGATTGCAGGTGTCAATGAATTGGGTATCGATGAATCTGGAGCTTGGCTTTCGCCTTGGTTTGTCAGCCAAGAAGATGAGAACACCATGTTCCTCGGCATGAAGAATGTGTGGCGTTGTCGCAACATCAAGCACCCTGAAAAAGACAGCTTGGTTTGGGAGCGTATTTCGAATAACCTCGGAGGCAATAACCTCTCAAACATGGGGGTATTGATCCAGCACCGCGCTGATACGAATGTGGTTTACGGGACGGAAGGTTCTCGTAAGCTTTTCCGCACGAATAATGCTCTCGCTAACGCGGAAGAGGTGGTTTGGGATGATATCTCAAACAGCCTCCCTTGGGTAACGACACCTGTAACAGCTCTTGAATCACACCCTGATTCTGTGAACTGGGTCTACCTCGGCTTCGACAACAAAGTGTGGAAGAGTATTGACCAAGGTGAGAACTGGGAAGACATCTCAGGTACACTACCAGATGTACGCATCAACTCTATCGTTTACGAACTCGGAACGGATGAAGGTCTATACATCGGAACGGATATGGGCATCTACTACCGCGAAGCTGGAATGGACGATTGGACTTCGTTCAGCAACGGATTGCCATTGGGTGTGCGTGTAACTGAATTGGAGATTTTCTACGGTGAAACAGCGGCAGAGAATAGACTTCGTGCTTCAACTTACGGACGAGGCCTTTGGGAGTCTGATCTATTCGGAAGCGAGGTGAATGTATTCCCTGCTACAGCTTGGGCACTCACTCCAGATGCTGCGATAGAAGTATTTGGTGAGTTTGACGTCAACATCGGTTTCTACCGCAACTTGACCAACATTGATGTTACCGACTTTGATGTAGCAGACATCAACGTAATCAACGGAACGGTGACTAACCTTACTGGAGGTCCGGTATTCACTGCTACTATCGAACCAGATGCTTTTGGTTTGATTGAGTTAACGATTCCAGATGCAGCAGCCATTGATCTTGATGGACTTGATACCTATGCTTCTGATACACTGCGTGTGTTGTACAAACCGGCTCCTGAAGAGTTCGGTATATACGGACCAGGTGGGGTAGGTGACGAAGATGATTTGACATTCTGGTTGCGTGCAGATGAAGGTACTTTCTCGACAGAAGGTGGTGCGCTCGCTAGCGCGGAAGGAGATCCTGTTCAACAGTGGATGGATATCTCAGGTAACGACCACGACGCGTTCCAAGAGTCACTAGATGCTCGTCCAACCCTTAGCATGGATGACAACGGAATCAATGGTTTCCCTGCCGTTGAATTCAACGGAGAGAACCAGTTCTTCATCGCAGATGATATTCCATCAAGCGTTGATATCAGTGTGTTCTCTGTAGCGCGTGGAGCTGATAACCAATGGAACGATCACGGATGGATGGCCTCTTGTCGTATGGCGAATGGATTCTTGCTGCACCCATGGAAGGAAACAGCACTATTCAACGTGTCAATCATG
Coding sequences within it:
- a CDS encoding MFS transporter encodes the protein MDARNKINFPVLILLFIAGEAIFFLPFVLPRIFRLTLLQVFDLSNSELGDLFSVYGLVAIGCYFLGGPVADRFKARWLLSGALIITGISGFYLASIPPKGALYGLYAFYGVSTIMLFWAAMLRATRDYGGVGNAPLAYGILDGGRGLIAALIGFVAVGLLQDVIPTDAGSITPEERKEAFQVVIYFFSSFVVLAGLAVLFALRTPPPSAAQPRFEPSQVWKAIKMPAVWKQSLIILCAYSAYRVTDAFPALAETYLNMNESAAAAFTSQLLWVRPLGAIAGGILGTSIRTSRLIVGAFAIIFLCGLLVGFGASQVSILLPFLIIIMAMASSIYALRGLYFAVMEEMEIPIAITGTVVGIASIVGFLPDVYMAKLIGVFLDDFPGKQGHQYVYLSMAGFALVGGVTALTIARRKA
- a CDS encoding VPS10 domain-containing protein, translating into MSRNLLLVALLLISSAVLAQDSGENGPDWSVLMHDEDLTFEEIQAQFEAYWEGKEITPGSGWKPFKRWELLMEGRLTSDGKVPQWSNMSRAYQEALQHRLARSEEGNWQVLGPILDLQTTRENIPGIGRMNTVAFHPTDPNIIFCGAPAGGLWRSYDGGNTWESNTDDLPTLGVSAIAFDPFDPDIVYIGTGDRDAGDAPGMGVMKSTDGGISWEFSNEGIEDYTIGDMKCDPENPGVIIAATDEGVHRSDDYGASWEHTSNSMFYKEVEFKPGDSQIVYATAQGRFFRSDDNGQSFSQIGNGLTNGTRNVIAVTPANPEYVYICSANQTNFRALFKSTDSGISWEEMSDSPNILDWSADGSGDGGQAWYDLCMNADPVNPERIYVGGIRMKRSDDGGVTWIDMQNSYLHVDQHWLEFSPHTNELYLANDGGMYRLENGTNWIDISSNIVTGQIYKFGQAPFTGNDALTGYQDNGTMIYNGVVWDRAGGADGFECQYDPTDEGVYYNSIYYGQVYRTNDNVTNQKIAGVNELGIDESGAWLSPWFVSQEDENTMFLGMKNVWRCRNIKHPEKDSLVWERISNNLGGNNLSNMGVLIQHRADTNVVYGTEGSRKLFRTNNALANAEEVVWDDISNSLPWVTTPVTALESHPDSVNWVYLGFDNKVWKSIDQGENWEDISGTLPDVRINSIVYELGTDEGLYIGTDMGIYYREAGMDDWTSFSNGLPLGVRVTELEIFYGETAAENRLRASTYGRGLWESDLFGSEVNVFPATAWALTPDAAIEVFGEFDVNIGFYRNLTNIDVTDFDVADINVINGTVTNLTGGPVFTATIEPDAFGLIELTIPDAAAIDLDGLDTYASDTLRVLYKPAPEEFGIYGPGGVGDEDDLTFWLRADEGTFSTEGGALASAEGDPVQQWMDISGNDHDAFQESLDARPTLSMDDNGINGFPAVEFNGENQFFIADDIPSSVDISVFSVARGADNQWNDHGWMASCRMANGFLLHPWKETALFNVSIMDENNQSKNSPTEWIVDASAPQIYGLIYEYHPQAQIFQKIINGNRLDYNDTDHGARQAGQPLSIRYGWDYEERFGEGQIAEHFIYGRRLYESQRVLVSNYLAVRYGVDLGPDQLYGRYDMPMEVAGIGQETEYDKHTDAQGRGVVRMLEASDMEDGEYLIWGHDFMEMVWESTGYPLTSPHVDRTWAYEQTGDVGTVEVRIYAPELDNLGEEIGIVASPTTNFEPGVLPAFFPLTNMGDYLVAQVDFEGSGVFTVGTQPAVSVEDLASAEVNVFPNPVNEMLNVSLSGADVNDMRVRVYDNIGQLVFEVRPDSQFFAVSMAGYAPGFYTIEFTKNAQRKVARFIKQ